The following are encoded together in the Bradyrhizobium algeriense genome:
- a CDS encoding carboxymuconolactone decarboxylase family protein, with the protein MSHARKEYRDFMSLTPDAYEAVLALSQVAGKAGMDKQLLELIKLRASQINGCAFCVQYHILESEKLGVPTDKLNLVVVWREAPQFSQRERAALAWTEALTSLSEGVSDEVYAEASAEFSEKELAYLTSAVASINVWNRFGAAFRWTPPARKQAVDAAAS; encoded by the coding sequence ATGTCACACGCCCGCAAAGAATACAGAGACTTCATGTCGCTGACGCCGGACGCCTACGAGGCCGTGCTGGCGCTGAGCCAGGTCGCGGGCAAGGCGGGCATGGACAAGCAACTGCTCGAACTGATCAAGCTGCGTGCCTCACAGATCAATGGCTGCGCCTTCTGCGTGCAGTATCACATCCTGGAGAGCGAGAAGCTCGGCGTGCCCACCGATAAACTCAATCTCGTGGTGGTCTGGCGCGAGGCGCCGCAGTTCTCGCAGCGCGAGCGTGCGGCACTGGCATGGACCGAGGCGCTGACATCGCTCAGCGAGGGCGTCAGCGACGAGGTCTATGCAGAGGCGAGCGCCGAGTTCTCGGAGAAGGAACTCGCCTATCTCACGTCGGCGGTGGCGTCGATCAATGTCTGGAACAGGTTCGGCGCCGCCTTTCGTTGGACACCCCCGGCGCGGAAGCAGGCCGTGGACGCGGCAGCGTCATAG
- a CDS encoding C13 family peptidase, with protein MTSNSWISRLGAPLIALVLTVVPSVSPTHAVEDAPRVSVVSFGLFGDQGVFRREATGAAQVVAGRFGSGPVNVQYNSKKGGGATIEALAMSLQVAANGMDAENDVLFLILTSHGSRDGLAVKAGRLTQTLTPANLADMLARTSVRHKVVVISACYSGVFIPRLANPDVLVITAADADHPSFGCQDKAKWTYFGDAFFNVALRRARSLKEAFVVARALVRKRELREQFEPSNPLMAGGANVQPLLIASP; from the coding sequence ATGACGTCCAACTCCTGGATCAGCCGGCTCGGCGCACCGCTCATCGCGCTCGTCCTGACGGTCGTGCCGTCGGTTTCGCCGACGCACGCGGTTGAGGACGCTCCCAGGGTGAGCGTGGTGTCCTTTGGCCTTTTCGGCGATCAAGGCGTGTTTAGACGCGAGGCGACCGGCGCAGCACAGGTCGTGGCGGGCCGTTTCGGGAGCGGCCCAGTCAACGTGCAATACAATTCGAAGAAAGGCGGAGGCGCAACGATCGAGGCCCTGGCCATGTCGTTGCAAGTGGCAGCCAATGGGATGGACGCCGAGAACGACGTTCTGTTCTTGATTCTGACCTCGCATGGCTCCCGCGACGGTCTTGCAGTCAAAGCGGGGCGACTCACGCAAACGCTCACGCCGGCCAATCTCGCCGATATGTTGGCGCGGACGAGCGTGCGACACAAGGTGGTGGTCATCTCGGCCTGCTATTCCGGCGTCTTTATCCCTCGTCTTGCTAACCCCGATGTCCTGGTCATCACCGCGGCCGATGCCGACCATCCATCGTTCGGCTGCCAGGACAAGGCCAAGTGGACCTATTTCGGCGATGCCTTTTTCAACGTTGCGCTCCGGCGAGCTAGAAGCCTGAAGGAAGCCTTTGTTGTTGCGCGCGCGCTCGTCCGGAAGCGTGAACTGCGCGAGCAGTTCGAGCCATCGAATCCCCTGATGGCAGGCGGCGCAAACGTGCAGCCATTGCTCATCGCGAGTCCTTGA
- a CDS encoding DEAD/DEAH box helicase encodes MSDFQRSYRKAFARIVAARFRLREGGIDDDQEVVGLIAEMQRLAFTNEVLVAVSPDRDDRAAAAFVAGTAHQLCFNARQIGAEDEASGTYIDANAVSSDVAAMLLFLVAEATADASEIGSHLNSDGFSPVERTLIEALRSLARGELVGITSATLPSKDAVTGDTAAEVAALALYYKILLGVRALANQLLRGDDEASQATEIFRSVLRLSSAARPDGGSWLGGEVGSFAGPHHLASLLLAVSGDLSGSAVTGVQPPSGLDGNKWLNAMRRIARKRPYLWRNHREAVAEGYLEAENSAAVSFPTGAGKSTLSELKIYATLLREKKVVFLAPTNALVGQTTISLRKTFRRTKVEQERFDEIGFLSEEDNLPEIFVMTPESCLAQMSIEPTVFADVGLLIFDECHLLHPEEGRGRRALDAMLCLLNFAGLVPGASFLLLSAMMKNTDEIAGWIQEMTGRTCLSLSFPWKPTRQLRGSLVYPQSDVDKLSDGLVKAGRTRKTKAPSTKDKEKLKSVPMGLFSLKQTWATRNTEDYTLLGLLDEAVNLTASKWWKLTPNSGLVSSEIASAAADAGVRTLVFFQTIQNAVSAKNRITKRLGEVQIKLTEDERGWWATSELEVGGADHLFLDVRKGSLVSPCVVHHGLLLPEERQLCESLYQRANGATIMVATSTVSQGMNFPSEVVIIAEDSRFDQAKDRREVLQAQELLNAAGRAGRAGQNANGIVLVIPGKVVGIDVKDATIGAHWTELQKVFSQSDQCLEIDDPLTAILDRVHAAVGDKGDVDRYAIARLASVGLEDAVKKSLSGFRARKRGDQGWIETRLAAAVAFQQKQKPESDDDLVDHQVASTLGIAMPVMERLSKDLDEATDHDTVTDWRKWFFSWIGANGDLFAQIFRPETIDDLFGKDVTSLETSEERCAFALPYLKKLTKLWVRGHPLTDLEEALGTPAGKLKACLGARKFVLRVVPELGYLFGVPALLKQRQSAAEGKEANLGPALTKLGACVRYGYQTYEQAALGFYLRESKLSRRQLHDRFAAVKPHLPPAKKGESWDDAVNRIEVAVLLG; translated from the coding sequence GTGAGCGACTTCCAGAGGAGCTATCGAAAGGCATTCGCCCGTATTGTCGCCGCTAGGTTTCGCCTGCGAGAAGGTGGAATCGACGACGATCAAGAGGTCGTCGGTCTTATTGCTGAGATGCAGCGGCTGGCATTCACAAATGAAGTTTTAGTGGCCGTTTCCCCGGATCGCGATGACCGCGCGGCCGCGGCGTTCGTCGCGGGGACCGCACATCAACTCTGCTTTAATGCCCGGCAGATAGGGGCAGAGGATGAAGCGAGCGGTACATACATAGATGCAAATGCTGTTTCATCCGACGTCGCGGCCATGCTGCTCTTCCTCGTTGCTGAGGCAACGGCAGATGCCAGCGAGATCGGCAGCCATTTAAATTCGGATGGCTTTTCACCGGTTGAGCGCACGCTGATCGAAGCGCTTCGATCGCTGGCACGAGGTGAGCTTGTTGGGATCACATCAGCCACCCTACCTTCGAAGGATGCCGTTACGGGGGATACCGCAGCTGAGGTTGCTGCACTAGCACTGTACTACAAGATATTGCTCGGGGTGCGCGCGCTAGCGAACCAGCTTTTGCGCGGAGATGATGAAGCCAGTCAAGCGACCGAAATTTTCCGGTCGGTATTGCGCTTGAGCTCGGCAGCCCGTCCCGATGGTGGAAGCTGGCTTGGGGGAGAAGTGGGATCGTTCGCCGGCCCGCATCACTTGGCCTCACTACTACTCGCGGTTTCCGGGGATTTGTCCGGCAGCGCTGTAACTGGTGTTCAGCCTCCATCCGGCCTCGATGGGAATAAGTGGCTCAACGCAATGCGTCGGATCGCCCGTAAGCGACCTTACCTGTGGAGAAATCATCGCGAGGCCGTTGCAGAGGGTTATCTGGAGGCCGAGAACTCCGCTGCGGTGAGCTTCCCTACAGGTGCGGGAAAGTCGACGCTATCCGAGTTAAAAATTTACGCTACGCTGCTCCGCGAAAAGAAAGTCGTATTCCTCGCTCCGACCAATGCTTTGGTGGGCCAGACGACGATAAGTCTCCGGAAGACTTTTAGAAGGACCAAAGTCGAGCAGGAGCGCTTCGATGAAATCGGCTTCTTAAGTGAGGAGGATAACTTACCGGAAATCTTTGTGATGACACCGGAGTCATGCTTGGCACAAATGAGCATCGAGCCCACGGTGTTTGCAGATGTAGGCCTGCTTATTTTTGACGAATGTCATTTGTTGCATCCTGAAGAAGGTCGAGGGAGGCGGGCGCTCGACGCAATGCTGTGCTTGCTCAATTTTGCGGGTTTGGTACCAGGCGCCAGCTTCCTCCTCCTATCCGCAATGATGAAGAATACAGACGAGATTGCGGGTTGGATCCAAGAGATGACAGGGCGTACTTGCCTTTCGCTCTCGTTTCCGTGGAAACCTACGCGGCAACTGCGCGGAAGCCTTGTGTATCCGCAGAGCGACGTGGACAAACTAAGCGACGGCTTGGTGAAGGCTGGCCGCACGCGAAAGACCAAAGCACCGTCGACCAAGGATAAAGAGAAACTGAAAAGCGTACCTATGGGCCTGTTCAGCCTTAAGCAGACATGGGCAACTCGCAATACCGAGGACTACACCCTACTTGGTCTGCTCGACGAGGCCGTCAACCTTACAGCTAGCAAGTGGTGGAAGTTAACTCCCAATTCTGGGTTAGTCTCATCTGAGATCGCGTCAGCGGCGGCGGACGCTGGCGTTAGGACGCTGGTCTTCTTCCAAACGATCCAGAACGCGGTGAGCGCTAAGAACAGGATAACTAAACGCCTTGGCGAGGTTCAGATCAAGCTCACTGAGGATGAGCGAGGGTGGTGGGCGACAAGCGAGCTGGAAGTTGGCGGCGCAGACCATCTGTTTCTCGACGTCCGCAAAGGGAGTTTAGTATCGCCGTGCGTCGTTCATCACGGCCTGCTGCTGCCTGAAGAAAGGCAACTGTGTGAGTCCCTCTACCAGCGCGCAAACGGCGCAACGATAATGGTGGCGACGTCCACGGTGTCGCAGGGGATGAACTTTCCAAGCGAGGTGGTGATCATCGCTGAGGACAGCCGCTTCGATCAAGCCAAAGATCGCCGCGAGGTCTTGCAGGCCCAGGAGCTCCTCAACGCAGCGGGGAGGGCCGGCCGGGCCGGGCAGAATGCGAACGGCATCGTGTTAGTTATCCCCGGCAAGGTGGTCGGCATTGATGTGAAGGATGCTACGATCGGAGCGCATTGGACCGAGTTGCAGAAGGTCTTCAGCCAGTCCGACCAGTGCTTGGAAATAGACGACCCGTTGACGGCCATTCTCGACCGTGTGCATGCGGCGGTGGGCGACAAGGGGGACGTCGACCGTTACGCGATTGCTCGATTGGCGTCTGTGGGGCTTGAGGACGCGGTCAAGAAATCGCTGTCCGGCTTTAGGGCGCGTAAGCGTGGTGATCAGGGGTGGATCGAAACACGACTCGCGGCAGCGGTAGCTTTCCAGCAAAAGCAAAAACCAGAATCTGACGACGATTTGGTGGACCACCAAGTTGCCTCGACCTTAGGGATCGCAATGCCTGTGATGGAGCGCCTCTCCAAGGATCTCGACGAAGCGACAGACCACGACACGGTCACTGATTGGCGGAAGTGGTTCTTCAGCTGGATCGGAGCCAATGGCGATCTGTTCGCTCAAATCTTCCGGCCGGAGACCATTGACGACTTGTTTGGGAAAGACGTCACGTCGCTTGAGACGAGCGAGGAAAGGTGCGCGTTTGCCTTACCCTACCTGAAGAAGCTTACGAAGCTATGGGTACGAGGACATCCTTTGACCGACCTCGAGGAAGCGCTCGGTACACCAGCCGGCAAACTGAAGGCCTGTCTTGGCGCGCGGAAATTCGTACTCCGTGTTGTGCCAGAGTTGGGCTACTTGTTTGGTGTGCCCGCGTTGCTGAAACAGCGTCAGAGCGCAGCGGAGGGCAAGGAAGCCAACTTAGGGCCCGCGCTGACGAAGTTGGGCGCGTGCGTCCGATATGGCTATCAAACCTACGAGCAGGCGGCGCTCGGATTCTACCTCAGAGAAAGCAAACTATCGCGCAGGCAGCTTCATGATCGCTTTGCTGCCGTTAAGCCGCATCTGCCACCTGCGAAAAAAGGCGAGTCTTGGGATGATGCGGTAAATAGAATCGAGGTGGCGGTGCTCCTTGGATAG
- a CDS encoding M23 family metallopeptidase has protein sequence MAVRLLRRWLAALCLLPAGLTAAAAEFRTPSITAVRVEWRAVLDRLRTEIATQPAIASRFTFAGQRRVPAWDPRSTPALVQLNAINASLFAGIGRSPVPVLLPFDTAGYLEGEANGTQLPLSRYQADFRPADLFHAGPSGYDAVFSLQPGAGGGLPSRIFARPVEVQITGSILVYDLADPRGGKGEPVKALASQFPDMRRFIREGYVRYAFTRFGVPYVVSIQCLDSTPRARRLACREAYPIAERFLKALRIAGGQPAQPRHDISSDIVERPTAVSPDFTYYPGGDIIARSSVRRRGGRADFAAYSQIRFPLAKTPTAVRSQSFGSKKSEGGRGVYPWRDNFCESRSFQVGQCAAGFGHQGQDIRPAPCPPNSNSESSCHPRKQAVVAVRDGIVIRSLKQQAATLQINTRNEHIRFRYMHMNPSAMDADGILNGRRVAEGEKIGVVSNYLDFPNGTSYHLHFDIQVFTRDGWIWVNPYTTLIASYERLIRGRGREIGTDPPIAAAVAHALPEAVLRHSAREGREN, from the coding sequence ATGGCTGTCCGCTTGCTCAGGCGTTGGCTGGCAGCCCTTTGTTTGCTCCCGGCCGGGCTCACCGCAGCCGCCGCCGAGTTCCGGACGCCGTCGATCACGGCCGTCCGCGTCGAATGGCGCGCGGTTCTCGATCGGCTCCGCACCGAGATCGCCACCCAACCGGCGATCGCTTCCCGATTTACGTTCGCCGGCCAGCGGCGCGTGCCGGCATGGGATCCGCGCTCGACGCCCGCGCTGGTGCAACTGAACGCCATCAACGCAAGCCTGTTCGCCGGGATTGGACGCAGTCCGGTGCCGGTGCTGTTGCCGTTCGATACCGCAGGCTATCTCGAAGGCGAGGCCAACGGCACACAGCTGCCGCTGTCGCGCTACCAGGCCGATTTCCGCCCCGCCGACCTGTTCCACGCCGGCCCTTCCGGCTACGACGCGGTGTTTTCGCTGCAGCCTGGCGCAGGCGGCGGTCTGCCGTCGCGAATCTTCGCCAGGCCGGTCGAAGTGCAGATTACCGGCTCGATCCTCGTCTACGACCTCGCCGATCCGCGCGGCGGCAAGGGCGAGCCGGTCAAGGCGCTGGCGTCGCAGTTCCCCGACATGCGCCGCTTCATCCGTGAAGGCTATGTGCGCTACGCCTTCACGCGCTTTGGCGTGCCCTATGTGGTGTCGATCCAGTGTCTCGATTCAACGCCGCGGGCGCGTCGGCTGGCCTGCCGCGAGGCCTATCCCATTGCCGAGCGTTTTCTGAAAGCCTTGCGCATCGCGGGCGGACAACCGGCGCAGCCACGCCACGACATTTCGTCCGATATCGTTGAACGGCCGACGGCGGTTTCGCCCGACTTCACCTATTACCCGGGCGGCGACATCATCGCCCGTAGCAGCGTGCGTCGGCGCGGCGGACGCGCCGATTTCGCCGCCTATTCGCAAATCCGTTTTCCGCTCGCGAAAACCCCGACCGCCGTCCGCTCGCAATCCTTCGGCAGCAAAAAGTCCGAGGGGGGCCGCGGCGTCTATCCGTGGCGGGACAATTTTTGCGAATCCCGCAGCTTCCAGGTCGGGCAATGCGCCGCCGGCTTCGGGCATCAGGGCCAGGACATCCGTCCCGCGCCCTGCCCGCCGAACAGCAACAGCGAAAGCAGTTGCCATCCGAGGAAGCAGGCCGTCGTGGCCGTCCGCGACGGCATCGTGATCCGCTCACTGAAGCAGCAGGCGGCGACGCTGCAGATCAACACCCGCAACGAGCACATCCGTTTCCGCTACATGCACATGAACCCGTCAGCCATGGATGCGGACGGCATTCTCAACGGGCGCCGGGTCGCCGAGGGCGAAAAGATCGGCGTGGTCTCCAACTATCTCGATTTCCCGAACGGCACCTCGTACCATCTCCACTTCGACATACAGGTGTTCACGCGCGACGGCTGGATCTGGGTCAACCCCTACACCACCCTGATCGCATCCTATGAACGGCTGATCCGCGGCCGCGGCCGCGAGATCGGCACCGATCCCCCGATCGCCGCCGCCGTGGCCCACGCGCTACCGGAGGCTGTCCTTCGCCACAGCGCGCGAGAAGGCCGCGAGAACTGA
- the efp gene encoding elongation factor P — translation MKVIASSIRKGNIIEQDGRLYVVLTAENIHPGKGTPVSQIEMRRIGDGVKISERYKTTDQVEKATVEDHNFNYLYEDADGFHFMNAETYDQVQVSKEIVGSSAPYLQENMTVKLSLHDMNPVAIQLPQRATLEVVETEPVTKGQTASSSYKPAILSNGVRTAVPPHIGTGTRIVVMTEDGSYVERAKD, via the coding sequence TTGAAAGTCATCGCCAGTTCTATTCGCAAGGGCAACATCATCGAGCAGGACGGCCGGCTTTACGTCGTCCTCACCGCCGAAAACATCCATCCCGGCAAGGGAACTCCGGTCAGCCAGATCGAAATGCGCCGCATTGGCGACGGCGTGAAGATTTCGGAACGCTACAAGACCACCGACCAGGTCGAGAAGGCGACCGTCGAGGATCACAATTTCAATTATCTGTACGAAGATGCCGACGGCTTCCATTTCATGAATGCCGAGACTTACGACCAGGTCCAGGTTTCCAAGGAAATCGTCGGTTCGTCCGCGCCCTATCTGCAGGAGAACATGACCGTGAAGCTGTCGCTCCACGACATGAATCCGGTCGCGATCCAGCTCCCGCAGCGCGCGACGCTGGAAGTCGTGGAAACCGAGCCGGTCACCAAGGGTCAGACCGCGTCTTCCTCCTACAAACCTGCTATCCTCTCCAACGGCGTTCGCACCGCAGTGCCGCCGCACATTGGAACGGGAACGCGGATCGTGGTCATGACCGAGGATGGCTCTTACGTCGAGCGCGCGAAGGATTAA